In the genome of Desulfovibrio desulfuricans, one region contains:
- a CDS encoding gamma-glutamylcyclotransferase family protein: MNITTGFDHYGRKDRQYYFAYGSNMHPEQIGERCAVPRVVCAACLRGHRLAFYGRNRMWDGGMETVVQASGQDTWGVLYELAFSDAASLDMWCGARLDGGGAYFHYPVLVQDAGGREHTAVLYKKDVLGHAVPPSSEYLARILAGAAANNLPAAYVDWLKNLQSAPARYPVPSREALLRGVLHESTCAECAG; the protein is encoded by the coding sequence ATGAACATCACTACCGGGTTTGATCACTACGGGCGCAAGGACCGGCAATATTATTTTGCCTACGGCTCCAACATGCATCCCGAACAGATTGGCGAGCGGTGCGCTGTCCCCCGAGTGGTGTGCGCGGCCTGCCTGCGCGGGCACAGGCTGGCATTTTACGGTCGCAACCGCATGTGGGACGGCGGTATGGAAACCGTGGTGCAGGCCTCGGGGCAAGATACGTGGGGCGTGCTGTACGAGCTTGCCTTCAGCGACGCGGCCAGCCTTGATATGTGGTGCGGCGCGCGGCTGGACGGCGGAGGGGCGTATTTTCACTATCCTGTGCTGGTGCAGGATGCCGGGGGCCGCGAGCATACGGCGGTGCTGTACAAAAAAGACGTGCTGGGGCATGCCGTGCCGCCCAGCAGCGAATACCTCGCCCGCATACTTGCAGGCGCGGCGGCCAACAACCTGCCCGCCGCCTATGTGGACTGGCTCAAAAATTTGCAGAGCGCGCCCGCGCGTTATCCCGTACCCAGCAGGGAGGCGCTGCTCAGGGGCGTGTTGCACGAGTCTACCTGCGCAGAGTGCGCCGGATAG
- a CDS encoding Fe-only nitrogenase accessory AnfO family protein has protein sequence MQGLLDGSRIAVFHDAQGALAAPTAASAVAVYVRSENDWSEDKRHVFSLTDGGGLAQLREQMHALAENLGACRIVVGAEDHGAPYGVLDKLGFYICMMDRFEPMALEGVRKGVLAAVQQTTKPQCGMLPGSRPREIAPGRFFLDMCEAKITDPLFTARESILVFVETKPFVQLQVRCEHEPRWLPSFALVTGLEITREELESGLKLITVRQPADRDADALLGQKWFDGTGCSCG, from the coding sequence ATGCAAGGGTTACTCGACGGGTCGCGGATTGCGGTGTTTCATGATGCTCAGGGGGCGCTGGCCGCGCCAACTGCGGCCAGCGCCGTGGCCGTATATGTGCGGAGCGAAAACGACTGGAGCGAGGACAAAAGGCACGTATTCAGCCTGACCGACGGCGGGGGCCTTGCCCAGCTGCGCGAGCAGATGCACGCGCTGGCCGAAAATCTGGGGGCCTGCCGCATTGTGGTGGGGGCCGAGGATCACGGCGCGCCCTACGGCGTGCTCGACAAGCTGGGCTTTTACATCTGCATGATGGACAGGTTTGAGCCAATGGCGCTGGAGGGCGTGCGCAAGGGCGTGCTGGCGGCGGTGCAGCAGACGACAAAGCCCCAGTGCGGCATGCTGCCCGGCAGCAGACCGCGCGAGATCGCGCCGGGGCGTTTCTTTTTGGACATGTGCGAGGCCAAGATCACCGACCCCCTGTTTACAGCCAGGGAGTCCATACTGGTGTTTGTGGAAACCAAGCCCTTTGTGCAGCTGCAGGTCAGGTGCGAGCACGAACCGCGCTGGCTACCCAGTTTTGCGCTGGTAACAGGGCTGGAAATTACCAGGGAAGAGCTGGAATCGGGCCTCAAACTGATAACGGTACGCCAGCCCGCCGACCGCGATGCCGACGCCCTGCTGGGGCAAAAGTGGTTTGACGGCACGGGCTGTTCCTGCGGTTAG
- a CDS encoding pyridoxamine 5'-phosphate oxidase family protein, whose product MQARMKEHPLTAEQINCLLGAAQVGHLATQGDNGFPYVTPLHFAHMNDRVYFHGLAAGQKLKNLRANPKVCFEVTGPHSFIQADKPCDTNTAYQSVIILGSAAVVEDEAAKTAALDAIVAKYTPRHSGAGYPANMLKMTAVVEITIHEITGKYYA is encoded by the coding sequence ATGCAGGCCCGTATGAAAGAACATCCCCTGACCGCTGAACAGATCAATTGCCTGCTGGGCGCAGCCCAGGTGGGGCATCTGGCCACGCAGGGCGACAACGGCTTCCCCTACGTCACCCCCCTGCACTTTGCGCACATGAATGACCGCGTGTATTTTCACGGTCTTGCGGCGGGGCAAAAGCTGAAAAACCTGCGCGCCAACCCCAAGGTCTGTTTTGAGGTGACCGGCCCGCATTCGTTTATCCAGGCCGACAAACCTTGCGACACCAATACGGCCTACCAGAGCGTGATCATCCTGGGCAGCGCTGCTGTGGTGGAGGACGAGGCCGCCAAGACCGCCGCCCTGGACGCAATCGTGGCCAAGTATACCCCGCGGCATAGCGGGGCGGGGTATCCCGCCAACATGCTCAAAATGACGGCTGTGGTTGAAATCACCATTCATGAAATCACCGGGAAATACTATGCGTGA
- the anfD gene encoding nitrogenase iron-iron protein, alpha chain: protein MPYHLFKCSECIPEREKHAVVKGENDDLSTCLPLGYLNTIPGSISERGCAFCGAKHVIGTPMKDVIHLSHGPVGCTYDTWQTKRYISDDGNFQLKYTFATDMKEKHVVFGAEDQLRNSIKEAFKAFPHIKRMTIYQTCASALIGDDINALAQEIMEEMPDVDIFVCNSPGFAGPSQSGGHHKINIAWINQKVGTVEPEIKSRYVINYVGDYNIQGDVEIMCDYFRRMGIQVLSVFTGNGKYDDLRAMHKAQLNVLECARSAEYICNELRVRYGTPRLDIDGFGHEMVSESLLKIGLFFGLEKEAQAIIDEETARWRPELDWYARRLKGVKVCLWPGGSKLWHWAHIIEKEMGLDVVSIYSKFGHQGDFEKGIARVKVGTLAIDDPNELEGLEAMEDWKADIIFTGKRPGEVAKKVLVPYLNAHAYHNGPWKGFEGWVRFARDIYNAVYSPIHQLAKIDITRDEFSLDRGFMTQEMVCGRDIRDEEGQREYSGGYDCVTHLRSKEYPPYPEPLLQAV from the coding sequence ATGCCATACCATCTTTTTAAATGCAGCGAATGTATCCCCGAGCGGGAAAAGCACGCCGTGGTCAAGGGTGAAAACGACGACCTTTCCACCTGCCTGCCCCTCGGGTACCTCAACACCATCCCCGGCAGCATCTCCGAGCGCGGCTGCGCCTTTTGCGGGGCCAAGCACGTGATCGGCACGCCCATGAAGGACGTGATCCACCTGAGCCACGGCCCGGTGGGCTGCACCTACGACACCTGGCAGACCAAACGCTACATCAGCGACGACGGCAACTTTCAGCTCAAGTACACCTTTGCTACGGACATGAAGGAAAAGCACGTGGTCTTTGGCGCGGAAGACCAGCTGCGCAACAGCATCAAGGAGGCCTTCAAGGCTTTTCCGCACATCAAGCGCATGACCATCTACCAGACCTGCGCCTCGGCCCTCATCGGCGACGACATCAACGCTCTGGCCCAGGAAATCATGGAAGAAATGCCCGATGTGGACATCTTTGTGTGCAACTCGCCCGGTTTTGCCGGCCCCAGCCAGTCGGGCGGGCACCACAAGATCAACATCGCCTGGATCAACCAGAAGGTGGGCACCGTCGAGCCCGAAATCAAGAGCCGCTACGTCATCAACTACGTGGGCGACTACAACATCCAGGGCGATGTGGAGATCATGTGCGACTACTTTCGGCGCATGGGCATTCAGGTGCTCTCGGTCTTTACCGGCAACGGCAAGTACGACGACCTGCGCGCCATGCACAAGGCCCAGCTCAACGTGCTCGAGTGCGCCCGCTCGGCGGAATACATCTGCAACGAGCTGCGCGTGCGCTATGGCACGCCGCGTCTGGACATCGACGGCTTCGGCCACGAGATGGTGAGCGAATCGCTGCTCAAGATAGGGCTGTTCTTTGGGCTGGAAAAAGAGGCCCAGGCCATCATTGATGAAGAAACCGCCCGCTGGCGGCCCGAGCTCGACTGGTATGCCAGGCGTCTCAAGGGCGTGAAGGTCTGCTTGTGGCCCGGCGGCTCAAAACTGTGGCACTGGGCGCATATTATTGAAAAGGAAATGGGCCTGGATGTTGTTTCCATCTACTCCAAGTTCGGCCACCAGGGCGACTTTGAAAAGGGCATAGCCCGCGTCAAGGTGGGCACGCTCGCCATCGACGATCCCAACGAGCTGGAAGGCCTGGAGGCCATGGAAGACTGGAAGGCCGACATCATCTTTACCGGCAAGCGCCCCGGCGAGGTGGCCAAAAAGGTGCTGGTTCCCTACCTCAACGCCCACGCCTACCACAACGGGCCATGGAAAGGCTTTGAAGGATGGGTGCGCTTTGCCCGCGATATTTACAACGCGGTGTATTCGCCCATCCACCAGCTGGCAAAAATCGACATCACCAGGGACGAGTTTTCGCTGGACCGTGGCTTTATGACCCAGGAGATGGTCTGCGGGCGCGACATCAGGGACGAGGAAGGCCAGCGCGAATACTCCGGCGGGTACGACTGCGTAACCCATTTGCGCAGCAAGGAATATCCGCCCTATCCCGAGCCGCTTCTGCAGGCGGTATAG
- the anfK gene encoding Fe-only nitrogenase subunit beta, which yields MSCEIMEKERAGVINPIFTCQPCGAQYASIGIKDCIAIVHGGQGCVMFVRLLFSQHFKDNFEIASSSVHEDGAVFGATNRVEEAVDVLLMRYPEVKVVPIISTCSTEVIGDDIDGVVTKLNNGLLKEKYAGREVHLVAIHTPSFVGSMISGYDVAVRDIITHFAEKGEPNGRLNLFTGWVNPGDVKELKHLLKLMDVDANVLFEIESFDSPLLPDGTGKSHGSTTIADLKDTANALGTIALNRYEGGKAAEYLHKEFDIPTIVGPSPIGIRNTDIFLKQVSQLTGKPLTKELVHERGIALDAITDVAHMFLADKKVAIYGNPDLAIGLAQFCIDLEMKPQLLLLGDDNQRYAADPRLTEMVEKVNWKMEVVTNADLWDLDGRLKRKEIELDLILGHSKGRWAAMDNNIPMLRVGFPTYDRAGLYRYPVMGYAGAMWLAENMANTLFADMEYKKNKEWILNVW from the coding sequence ATGTCTTGCGAAATAATGGAAAAAGAAAGGGCAGGGGTCATCAATCCCATATTCACCTGTCAGCCCTGCGGTGCGCAGTACGCGAGCATAGGCATTAAGGACTGCATAGCCATTGTTCATGGCGGTCAGGGTTGCGTCATGTTCGTGCGGTTGCTTTTTTCGCAGCATTTCAAGGACAATTTTGAAATCGCCTCTTCGTCGGTGCACGAGGACGGCGCGGTCTTTGGCGCGACCAACCGCGTGGAAGAAGCCGTGGACGTTCTGCTGATGCGCTACCCCGAGGTAAAGGTGGTGCCCATCATCTCCACCTGCTCCACCGAGGTTATCGGCGACGACATCGACGGCGTGGTCACCAAGCTCAACAACGGCCTGCTCAAGGAAAAATACGCGGGCCGCGAGGTGCACCTTGTCGCCATCCACACGCCCAGCTTTGTGGGCAGCATGATCAGCGGCTACGACGTGGCGGTACGCGACATCATCACCCACTTCGCCGAAAAGGGCGAACCAAACGGCAGGCTCAATCTCTTTACCGGCTGGGTGAACCCCGGCGACGTCAAGGAGCTCAAGCACCTGCTCAAGCTCATGGATGTGGACGCCAACGTGCTGTTTGAGATTGAGAGCTTCGATTCGCCGCTGCTGCCCGACGGCACGGGCAAGTCGCACGGCAGCACCACCATTGCCGACCTCAAGGACACCGCCAACGCCCTGGGCACCATTGCCCTGAACCGCTATGAGGGGGGCAAGGCTGCGGAATATCTGCATAAGGAATTTGACATCCCCACAATTGTAGGCCCCTCGCCCATCGGTATCCGCAATACGGATATCTTTCTCAAGCAGGTCTCACAGCTCACGGGCAAGCCCCTTACCAAGGAGCTGGTGCACGAGCGCGGCATTGCCCTGGACGCCATCACCGACGTGGCGCACATGTTTCTGGCGGACAAAAAGGTGGCTATCTACGGCAACCCCGACCTGGCCATTGGCCTGGCGCAGTTTTGCATCGACCTTGAAATGAAGCCCCAGCTCCTGCTGCTTGGCGACGACAACCAACGCTATGCCGCGGACCCGCGCCTCACGGAAATGGTCGAAAAGGTCAACTGGAAGATGGAAGTGGTCACCAACGCCGACCTGTGGGATCTCGACGGTCGCCTGAAGCGCAAGGAAATTGAGCTGGACCTTATCCTTGGGCACTCCAAGGGCCGCTGGGCCGCCATGGACAACAACATACCCATGCTGCGCGTGGGCTTTCCCACCTACGACCGGGCGGGGCTCTACCGCTACCCGGTCATGGGGTACGCCGGGGCCATGTGGCTGGCTGAGAACATGGCCAATACCCTGTTTGCCGACATGGAATACAAGAAAAACAAGGAATGGATACTTAACGTCTGGTAG
- a CDS encoding sigma-54-dependent Fis family transcriptional regulator yields MNSNAADLLHECEAEPCRGRIIALLLHVGRLLSEKNDIVAALDCLLDYMRREMGMARGMISLLHRESGHVFVYRSLGMTPSEQDRGVYHVGEGITGRVVESAEPIIVRRIGSEPAFLNRTGSLALERDKDMSFLCVPIRHGRKVLGAISASRLYSTESALQQHVDVLSVMAQILAHAVELYLVENVDKVEWEKRTRLLLSDLKERFHPSNMIGISRSMQEVYELIRKVSPTRTTVLLLGESGVGKEMVANALHYGGLAPGGPFIKCNCAALPESIVESELFGHEKGSFTGASFRKGRFEEADGGTIFLDEVGELPLGVQAKLLRLLQERRFERVGGNRSIAVNIRIIAATNRDLAEMAAAGAFREDLFYRLNVFPILIPPLRERGDDMVALAEHFVAHYAAETEKNLSGISPAAMDLLMRHSWPGNVRELENVIHRAVILAEGRVVHVYDLPLGLQQAETPQAAQPAGLEARLAAMEYDMLVETLRRCHGNTSKAAEGLGLTRRSMGLRMKKFNLTFRQFRGEG; encoded by the coding sequence ATGAATTCCAATGCCGCAGACCTGTTGCACGAGTGCGAAGCCGAACCCTGCCGGGGCAGGATTATTGCGCTCTTGCTCCATGTGGGCAGGTTGCTTTCTGAAAAAAACGACATCGTAGCCGCGCTGGATTGCCTTTTGGACTACATGCGCCGGGAGATGGGCATGGCGCGGGGCATGATAAGCCTGCTGCACCGCGAATCGGGGCATGTGTTTGTGTACCGCAGCCTGGGCATGACCCCGTCCGAGCAGGACAGGGGCGTCTACCATGTGGGCGAGGGCATCACTGGCAGGGTGGTGGAAAGCGCCGAACCCATCATTGTGCGCAGAATAGGCAGCGAACCGGCTTTTTTGAACCGCACGGGCAGTCTGGCCCTTGAGCGTGACAAGGATATGTCGTTTCTCTGCGTGCCCATCCGCCATGGCCGCAAGGTGCTGGGGGCCATAAGCGCCAGCCGCCTTTACAGTACGGAGTCTGCCCTGCAGCAGCATGTCGACGTGCTCAGCGTCATGGCGCAGATACTTGCCCATGCGGTGGAGCTGTACCTTGTGGAAAACGTCGACAAGGTGGAATGGGAAAAACGCACCCGTCTGCTGCTCAGCGATCTCAAGGAACGGTTCCACCCCTCCAACATGATCGGCATTTCTCGCTCCATGCAGGAGGTGTACGAGCTTATCCGTAAGGTTTCGCCCACGCGCACCACAGTGCTGTTGTTGGGCGAGAGCGGCGTGGGCAAGGAGATGGTGGCCAACGCCCTGCACTACGGCGGGCTTGCGCCGGGCGGGCCGTTTATCAAGTGCAACTGCGCAGCCCTGCCCGAAAGCATAGTGGAGAGCGAGCTTTTTGGTCACGAAAAAGGCTCGTTTACCGGCGCGTCTTTTCGCAAAGGGCGTTTTGAAGAGGCCGACGGCGGCACAATATTTCTGGACGAGGTGGGCGAGCTGCCCCTGGGCGTACAGGCCAAGCTGCTGCGGCTGTTGCAGGAGCGCCGCTTTGAGCGCGTGGGCGGCAACCGCAGCATCGCCGTAAATATACGCATTATCGCCGCCACCAACAGGGATCTTGCAGAGATGGCGGCAGCCGGCGCATTCAGAGAGGACCTGTTTTACCGGCTCAACGTGTTCCCCATCCTGATTCCCCCGTTGCGCGAGAGGGGCGACGACATGGTGGCCCTGGCCGAGCATTTTGTGGCCCACTACGCGGCGGAAACGGAAAAGAACCTTTCGGGCATTTCACCCGCGGCCATGGATCTGCTCATGCGGCACAGCTGGCCGGGCAACGTGCGCGAGCTTGAAAACGTCATCCACCGGGCCGTGATTCTGGCCGAGGGCCGCGTTGTGCACGTGTATGACCTGCCGTTGGGCCTGCAGCAGGCGGAGACTCCGCAGGCGGCGCAACCGGCGGGTCTGGAGGCCCGGTTGGCAGCCATGGAGTACGACATGCTGGTCGAGACCCTGCGCCGCTGCCACGGCAATACCAGCAAGGCAGCCGAAGGCCTCGGTCTGACCCGCCGCAGCATGGGCCTGCGCATGAAAAAGTTCAACCTGACCTTCAGGCAGTTTCGGGGAGAGGGGTAA
- a CDS encoding P-II family nitrogen regulator translates to MKEIIAIIRPNKVTATKKALDRMGFPGMSVIPVFGRGKQKGIADEVSVEISPIVRGMGSYKGMMYVPKRLLSIVVPANMLDRVVNTIVKINQTGGIGDGKIIVCPVEQALRVRTGEKGTAAIL, encoded by the coding sequence ATGAAGGAGATTATCGCCATCATTCGCCCCAACAAGGTGACGGCTACAAAAAAAGCCCTTGATCGCATGGGCTTTCCGGGCATGAGCGTCATCCCCGTTTTTGGGCGGGGCAAGCAAAAGGGCATCGCCGATGAGGTCTCGGTGGAGATAAGCCCCATCGTGCGCGGCATGGGCAGCTACAAGGGCATGATGTACGTGCCCAAGCGGCTGCTTTCCATTGTGGTGCCCGCCAACATGCTGGACAGGGTTGTAAACACCATCGTCAAGATCAACCAGACGGGCGGCATCGGCGATGGCAAAATTATTGTTTGTCCGGTTGAACAGGCCCTGCGCGTGCGCACCGGCGAAAAGGGCACGGCGGCCATTCTGTAA
- the nifH gene encoding nitrogenase iron protein yields MPRKIAIYGKGGIGKSTTTQNTAAAMAHFHGKKIFIHGCDPKADSTRLILGGKPQESLMDTLRAVGAEKVTLDKVVRKGFHDILCVESGGPEPGVGCAGRGVITAIDLMENQGAYTDDLDFVFFDVLGDVVCGGFAMPIRDGKAQEVYIVASGEMMAIYAANNICKGLLKYAKQSGVRLGGIICNSRNVDREKEFLEEFTASIGTQMIHFVPRDNIVQKAEFNKKTVTEYDETQNQAKEYSALAEKIINNQNFVIPQPLSMDQLEAMVVKYGISD; encoded by the coding sequence ATGCCTCGTAAGATAGCCATTTACGGAAAGGGCGGCATCGGCAAGTCCACCACAACCCAGAACACGGCTGCGGCCATGGCCCATTTTCACGGCAAAAAGATTTTCATCCACGGCTGCGATCCCAAGGCCGACTCCACCCGCCTGATTCTGGGCGGCAAGCCGCAGGAATCGCTCATGGATACCCTGCGCGCCGTGGGTGCGGAAAAGGTGACCCTCGACAAGGTGGTGCGCAAGGGCTTTCACGACATCCTCTGCGTGGAATCGGGCGGCCCCGAGCCGGGCGTGGGCTGTGCCGGGCGCGGCGTTATCACCGCCATTGACCTGATGGAAAATCAGGGGGCCTACACCGACGATCTGGACTTTGTGTTTTTTGACGTGCTGGGCGACGTGGTGTGCGGCGGCTTTGCCATGCCCATCCGCGACGGCAAGGCGCAGGAAGTCTACATCGTGGCCTCTGGTGAAATGATGGCCATTTACGCCGCCAACAACATCTGCAAGGGCCTGCTCAAGTACGCCAAGCAGAGCGGCGTGCGCCTTGGCGGCATCATCTGCAACAGCCGCAACGTGGACAGGGAAAAGGAATTCCTTGAAGAATTTACGGCTTCCATCGGCACGCAGATGATCCATTTTGTGCCCCGCGACAACATCGTGCAGAAGGCCGAGTTCAACAAAAAGACCGTTACCGAATACGACGAAACCCAGAACCAGGCCAAGGAATACAGCGCGCTGGCAGAAAAGATCATCAACAACCAGAACTTTGTCATTCCCCAGCCGCTGTCCATGGACCAGTTGGAGGCGATGGTGGTCAAGTACGGCATCTCCGACTAG
- a CDS encoding DUF6765 family protein, with product MQKDMHYFCTFAMARASGIPAVDANTVAYASQFVDDSTRYDSKVHEDGGLLFGITTAHSPLEALVRSPRDHLSKFEDQRKVWVPFHFFPGGKGTTFREKIICVKNGDLANEMFKNNLSVALTKDYCLELLGISSHVYADTFSHYGFSGMCSPYNRVDQDSLGEQYASKKGILSTLSHAYDVVKDCIIGGGAEKFTDALGHGPVSDLPDRPFEEWSFSYEVDCPSRDSDSSRKNYETYLEYCEKVYGYFMQFADKYYGAKCLIPFEEMRTELVGLLQYKGELEEREAYWKASGLTAGVADYDPEEWENDKKRFVYRNSSSDGIATHAYRFHQAAAYHRYHVLKDMLPSRGIAVY from the coding sequence ATGCAAAAAGATATGCACTATTTTTGCACATTTGCGATGGCACGGGCATCGGGGATTCCCGCTGTCGATGCAAATACCGTCGCCTATGCATCTCAATTTGTTGATGATTCTACAAGGTATGATAGCAAAGTACATGAAGATGGAGGATTGCTGTTTGGCATAACAACAGCGCATTCTCCACTAGAGGCGCTAGTTAGGAGCCCTCGTGATCATCTTTCGAAGTTTGAAGATCAGCGGAAGGTTTGGGTTCCCTTCCACTTTTTTCCTGGCGGGAAGGGCACGACTTTTCGAGAAAAAATCATATGCGTTAAGAACGGTGATCTTGCAAACGAAATGTTCAAAAACAATCTTTCTGTCGCCTTAACTAAAGATTATTGCCTGGAACTGTTAGGAATTTCGTCGCATGTGTATGCGGATACTTTTTCGCACTACGGATTTTCGGGAATGTGCTCCCCGTATAATCGGGTAGACCAGGATTCTCTGGGTGAGCAATATGCCTCCAAAAAAGGTATACTTTCCACACTGTCTCATGCCTATGACGTTGTAAAAGACTGCATAATTGGGGGAGGCGCAGAAAAATTTACGGATGCTCTCGGTCATGGACCAGTGTCAGATTTGCCTGACAGGCCCTTTGAAGAATGGAGTTTTTCCTATGAGGTAGATTGTCCGAGCAGAGACTCGGATAGCAGTAGGAAAAATTACGAAACCTACCTGGAATATTGCGAAAAAGTATATGGCTATTTCATGCAGTTTGCCGACAAATATTATGGGGCAAAGTGCCTGATTCCTTTTGAAGAAATGCGGACTGAGCTTGTTGGGTTGCTGCAGTATAAAGGAGAGCTTGAAGAGCGCGAAGCCTACTGGAAGGCGTCAGGCCTGACTGCCGGGGTTGCTGACTACGACCCGGAGGAATGGGAGAATGATAAAAAAAGATTCGTATATAGAAATTCGTCGAGCGATGGAATAGCAACACACGCCTACAGGTTTCACCAAGCCGCCGCGTACCATCGATATCACGTATTGAAAGACATGCTTCCAAGTCGCGGAATCGCTGTATATTGA
- a CDS encoding glycosyltransferase family 2 protein → MEEAALSRPAPLLALVVPCYNEEETLPRTLDALAGLLNDLKQQGRVHADSFALYVNDGSRDRTWEILEQRHAADPFCRAVGFAANAGHQNAVWAGMITARDWGVDCIISLDADLQDDIAAIPEMIASYAAGNEIVYGVRNDRSTDTAFKRRTAHMFYGFMRWLKVPLIPDHADYRLVARPVLEALDGIQEQSLFLRGLFPAMGFKSAQVYYVRQSRMAGESKYPFWKMVSFAWKGITACSAAPLRIAGLMSMLCMVAALSFSGVSLLKYAMGETIQGWTSLIIVVLLLGAVQLFCLALVGEYLAKVFTEVRHRPRYIIAKKL, encoded by the coding sequence ATGGAGGAAGCAGCATTGTCCCGTCCCGCCCCACTGTTGGCCCTGGTGGTTCCCTGCTACAACGAAGAGGAAACCCTGCCGCGCACGCTTGACGCCCTTGCCGGCCTGCTGAACGACCTCAAACAGCAGGGACGCGTGCACGCCGACAGCTTTGCCCTGTACGTCAACGACGGCAGCCGCGACCGTACCTGGGAAATTCTGGAGCAGCGCCACGCCGCAGATCCCTTTTGCCGGGCAGTGGGCTTTGCGGCCAACGCCGGGCACCAGAACGCCGTATGGGCGGGCATGATAACTGCCCGCGACTGGGGCGTGGACTGCATCATCAGCCTTGACGCCGACCTGCAGGACGACATCGCCGCCATCCCCGAAATGATCGCCAGCTATGCCGCAGGCAACGAAATTGTCTACGGCGTGCGCAACGACCGCAGTACCGATACGGCCTTCAAACGCCGCACGGCCCACATGTTTTACGGTTTTATGCGCTGGCTCAAGGTTCCGCTTATTCCCGACCATGCAGATTACCGGCTGGTGGCCCGTCCCGTGCTGGAGGCTCTGGACGGCATTCAGGAGCAAAGCCTGTTTTTGCGCGGGCTGTTCCCGGCCATGGGCTTCAAGAGCGCGCAGGTCTACTACGTGCGCCAAAGCCGCATGGCGGGCGAGAGCAAGTATCCCTTCTGGAAGATGGTTTCATTCGCATGGAAGGGCATCACCGCCTGCAGTGCTGCGCCATTGCGCATCGCGGGCCTCATGAGCATGCTCTGCATGGTGGCGGCGCTGTCCTTCAGCGGCGTTTCACTGCTCAAATACGCCATGGGCGAAACCATTCAGGGCTGGACATCACTGATCATTGTGGTGCTGCTGCTGGGGGCGGTGCAACTTTTCTGTCTGGCGCTGGTGGGCGAATATCTGGCCAAGGTTTTTACCGAAGTGCGCCACAGGCCGCGCTACATCATCGCCAAAAAACTGTAG
- the anfG gene encoding Fe-only nitrogenase subunit delta codes for MSAGTLSENVEAVIDYIMKKCLWQFHSRAWDRERQNQGIMTQTTQILCGEQPDVESPENRCYWVDAVMMARGLTSENPWLAAMGKDDIRELMTAAKTRLDFLTIHGSLNLELTDPKY; via the coding sequence ATGAGTGCCGGAACCCTGAGCGAAAATGTAGAAGCCGTCATCGACTATATCATGAAAAAATGCCTCTGGCAGTTCCACTCCCGCGCATGGGACAGGGAACGGCAAAACCAGGGCATCATGACCCAGACCACGCAGATTCTCTGCGGCGAGCAGCCGGATGTCGAATCGCCCGAAAACCGCTGCTACTGGGTGGACGCCGTAATGATGGCCCGTGGCCTGACCAGCGAAAATCCCTGGCTTGCCGCCATGGGCAAGGATGACATCCGCGAGCTTATGACCGCAGCCAAAACCAGGCTGGACTTTTTGACTATCCACGGTTCGCTGAACCTGGAGCTGACGGACCCCAAGTATTAG
- a CDS encoding P-II family nitrogen regulator yields the protein MKMVRAIVRPESTENVVEGLAASGFVALTKIQAFGRGKQKGLDSGSVHYDELPKNLLMMVVEDEHVDQVLHLVQDYAKTGNFGDGKVFVTPVERVLTIRTGQNGI from the coding sequence ATGAAAATGGTACGAGCCATTGTTCGCCCAGAGAGCACCGAAAACGTGGTGGAAGGGCTTGCCGCATCCGGTTTTGTGGCCCTGACCAAGATTCAGGCCTTTGGTCGCGGCAAACAGAAAGGGCTGGACAGCGGCAGCGTCCACTACGACGAGCTGCCCAAAAATCTGCTCATGATGGTGGTAGAGGACGAGCACGTGGATCAGGTGCTGCATCTGGTGCAAGACTATGCCAAGACGGGCAACTTTGGCGACGGCAAGGTCTTTGTCACGCCGGTTGAGCGTGTGCTGACCATCCGCACCGGGCAGAACGGCATTTAG